Proteins encoded in a region of the Eretmochelys imbricata isolate rEreImb1 chromosome 10, rEreImb1.hap1, whole genome shotgun sequence genome:
- the COPS3 gene encoding COP9 signalosome complex subunit 3 isoform X1 produces the protein MASALEQFVNSVRQLSAQGQMTQLCELINKSGELLAKNLSHLDTVLGALDVQEHSLGVLAVLFVKFSMPSVPDFETLFSQVQLFISTCNGEHIRYATDTFAGLCHQLTNALVERKQPLRGIGILRQAIDKMQMNTNQLTSIHADLCQLCLLAKCFKPALPYLDVDMMDICKENGAYDAKHFLCYYYYGGMIYTGLKNFERALYFYEQAITTPAMAVSHIMLESYKKYILVSLILLGKVQQLPKYTSQIVGRFIKPLSNAYHELAQVYSTNKPSELRNLVNKHSETFTRDNNMGLVKQCLSSLYKKNIQRLTKTFLTLSLQDMASRVQLSGPQEAEKYVLHMIEDGEIFASINQKDGMVCFHDNPEKYNNPAMLHNIDQEMLKCIELDERLKAMDQEITVNPQFVQKSMGSQEDDSGNKPSSYS, from the exons GGCAAATGACCCAGCTTTGTGAATTGATCAATAAAAGCGGGGAACTACTAGCAAAAAATCTCTCCCATCTGGATACAGTGCTTGGTGCCCTGGATGTGCAAGAACACTCCTTAGGGGTTCTTGCTGTTTT gTTTGTGAAGTTTTCTATGCCAAGTGTCCCTGATTTCGAAACATTATTCTCGCAGGTCCAGCTTTTTATCAGCACTTGTAATGGGGAGCACATTAGATATGCAACAGACACTT TTGCTGGCCTCTGCCACCAGTTAACAAATGCCCTTGTGGAAAGAAAACAG CCCCTGCGAGGAATTGGCATTCTCAGACAAGCCATAGACAAGATGCAGATGAACACAAACCAGCTGACCTCAATACATGCTGATCTCTGCCAG CTCTGTTTGTTAGCAAAATGCTTTAAACCTGCCCTCCCATATCTAGACGTGGACATGATGGATATTTGTAAAGAGAATGGGGCATATGATGCGAAGCATTTTTTATGTTACTACTACTATGGTGGGATGATATACACTGGGCTAAAGAACTTCGAAAGAGCGCTCTACTTTTACGAACAG GCAATAACTACTCCAGCCATGGCAGTCAGTCATATTATGTTGGAATCGTATAAAAAGTACATTCTAGTTTCTTTGATACTACTTGGCAAAGTTCAACAGCTACCAAAGTACACCTCTCAGATAGTGGGTAGATTCATTAAG CCCCTTAGTAATGCGTACCATGAATTAGCACAAGTTTATTCAACCAATAAACCATCGGAGCTCCGAAACTTGGTCAACAAACATAGTGAAACATTCACCAGAGATAACAATATGGGGCTGGTTAAGCAGTGCTTGTCATCTCTTTATAAAAAGAATATACAGAGGTTAACCAAG ACATTTTTAACCCTGTCATTACAAGATATGGCAAGTAGAGTGCAGCTATCGGGGCCCCAGGAAGCAGAAAAATATGTCCTTCACATG ATAGAAGATGGTGAAATCTTTGCAAGTATTAATCAGAAAGATGGTATGGTCTGTTTCCATGATAATCCTGAAAAATACAACAATCCGGCTATGCTTCATAACATTGATCAGGAG ATGCTGAAGTGTATAGAGCTTGACGAACGACTGAAAGCCATGGATCAAGAGATCACTGTGAACCCTCAGTTTGTGCAGAAG AGTATGGGCTCTCAAGAAGATGATTCAGGAAACAAACCTTCAAGTTATTCTTGA
- the COPS3 gene encoding COP9 signalosome complex subunit 3 isoform X2, which yields MQMNTNQLTSIHADLCQLCLLAKCFKPALPYLDVDMMDICKENGAYDAKHFLCYYYYGGMIYTGLKNFERALYFYEQAITTPAMAVSHIMLESYKKYILVSLILLGKVQQLPKYTSQIVGRFIKPLSNAYHELAQVYSTNKPSELRNLVNKHSETFTRDNNMGLVKQCLSSLYKKNIQRLTKTFLTLSLQDMASRVQLSGPQEAEKYVLHMIEDGEIFASINQKDGMVCFHDNPEKYNNPAMLHNIDQEMLKCIELDERLKAMDQEITVNPQFVQKSMGSQEDDSGNKPSSYS from the exons ATGCAGATGAACACAAACCAGCTGACCTCAATACATGCTGATCTCTGCCAG CTCTGTTTGTTAGCAAAATGCTTTAAACCTGCCCTCCCATATCTAGACGTGGACATGATGGATATTTGTAAAGAGAATGGGGCATATGATGCGAAGCATTTTTTATGTTACTACTACTATGGTGGGATGATATACACTGGGCTAAAGAACTTCGAAAGAGCGCTCTACTTTTACGAACAG GCAATAACTACTCCAGCCATGGCAGTCAGTCATATTATGTTGGAATCGTATAAAAAGTACATTCTAGTTTCTTTGATACTACTTGGCAAAGTTCAACAGCTACCAAAGTACACCTCTCAGATAGTGGGTAGATTCATTAAG CCCCTTAGTAATGCGTACCATGAATTAGCACAAGTTTATTCAACCAATAAACCATCGGAGCTCCGAAACTTGGTCAACAAACATAGTGAAACATTCACCAGAGATAACAATATGGGGCTGGTTAAGCAGTGCTTGTCATCTCTTTATAAAAAGAATATACAGAGGTTAACCAAG ACATTTTTAACCCTGTCATTACAAGATATGGCAAGTAGAGTGCAGCTATCGGGGCCCCAGGAAGCAGAAAAATATGTCCTTCACATG ATAGAAGATGGTGAAATCTTTGCAAGTATTAATCAGAAAGATGGTATGGTCTGTTTCCATGATAATCCTGAAAAATACAACAATCCGGCTATGCTTCATAACATTGATCAGGAG ATGCTGAAGTGTATAGAGCTTGACGAACGACTGAAAGCCATGGATCAAGAGATCACTGTGAACCCTCAGTTTGTGCAGAAG AGTATGGGCTCTCAAGAAGATGATTCAGGAAACAAACCTTCAAGTTATTCTTGA
- the FLCN gene encoding folliculin: MNAIVALCHFCELHGPRTLFCTEVLHSPLPQGAGNGDSPGQSEQAEDEEGGIQMSSRIRSHSPAEGASADSSSPGPKKSDMCEGCRSLAAGHPGYVSHDAETSIKYVSHQHPNHPQLFSIVRQACVRSLSCEVCPGREGPIFFGDEQHGFVFSHTFFIKDSLARGFQRWYSIITIMMDRIYLINSWPFLLGKIRGIIDELQGKALKVFEAEQYGCPQRAQRMNTAFTPFLHQRNGNAARSLTSLTNDENLWACLHTSFAWLLKACGSRLTEKLLEGAPTEDTLVQMEKLADLKEESEGWDGSEGEEEKPSAQPDVVEGRELTKCPTDASLMSDGSSWNVAPRRLSVFRSLRHMRQVLGASAFRMLAWHVLMGNQVIWKARDADLVQSAFDILRTMLPIGCVRIIPYSDRYEEAYRCNFLGLSPHVHIPPHILSSEFAVLVEVRTATRCSLYPVLFDDEQPLSKYEFVVTSGSPVAADRVGPTILNKIEAALTNQNLSVDVVDQCLVCLKEEWMNKVKVLFKFTKVDSRPKEDTQKLLSILGAAEEDNVKLLKFWMTGLSKTYKSHLMSTVRSPTSSESRN, translated from the exons ATGAACGCCATCGTTGCCCTCTGTCATTTCTGTGAGCTCCATGGCCCTCGCACCCTCTTTTGTACAGAGGTGCTGCATTCGCCGCTTCCTCAAGGCGCAGGGAATGGAGACAGCCCTGGGCAAAGTGAGCAAGCAGAAGACGAAGAAGGTGGCATTCAGATGAGCAGCAGGATCCGCTCACACAGCCCAGCGGAAGGCGCTAGTGCGGACTCTAGTAGCCCGGGGCCAAAGAAGTCAGATAtgtgtgag GGTTGCCGCTCTCTTGCAGCAGGACACCCTGGATATGTCAGCCATGACGCAGAGACATCAATCAAATATGTCAGCCACCAGCACCCAAACCATCCGCAGCTGTTTAGCATTGTGCGTCAGGCCTGTGTCCGCAGCCTAAGTTGTGAG GTCTGCCCGGGACGTGAAGGCCCTATCTTCTTTGGGGATGAACAGCATGGCTTTGTGTTCAGCCACACCTTCTTCATCAAAGACAGCCTGGCACGTGGCTTCCAGCGCTGGTACAGCATCATCACTATTATGATGGACCGGATCTATCTCATAAACTCCTGGCCTTTCCTGCTGGGGAAGATCCGAGGCATCATTGATGAGCTTCAGGGAAAAGCACTCAAG GTGTTTGAAGCTGAGCAGTATGGGTGCCCGCAGCGAGCCCAGCGCATGAATACGGCCTTCACCCCCTTTTTGCACCAGAGGAATGGTAATGCCGCCCGTTCCCTAACGTCGCTGACCAACGATGAGAACCTGTGGGCGTGTCTGCACACCTCCTTTGCTTG GCTTTTGAAAGCCTGTGGCAGCCGACTCACTGAGAAGCTTCTGGAGGGAGCTCCCACAGAGGACACCCTAGTTCAGATGGAAAAGCTTGCAG ACCTGAAAGAAGAGTCAGAAGGCTGGGATGGCTCagagggagaagaagagaagCCTTCTGCCCAGCCAGATGTTGTAGAAGGGCGGGAGCTAACTAAATGCCCAACGGACGCATCTCTGATGTCCGATGGCAGCAGCTGGAATGTAGCTCCCAGAAGGCTGTCCGTCTTCCGGTCCCTCAGGCACATGAGACAG GTCCTGGGGGCATCAGCTTTCCGTATGCTGGCATGGCATGTATTAATGGGGAACCAGGTCATCTGGAAAGCACGAGATGCAGATCTCGTCCAGTCTGCCTTTGACATCCTACGG ACCATGCTGCCTATAGGCTGTGTTCGGATTATCCCCTACAGTGACCGCTATGAGGAGGCATATCGGTGTAACTTCCTGGGGCTCAGCCCCCATGTGCATATCCCACCCCACATACTGTCATCTG AATTTGCTGTCCTTGTGGAAGTCCGCACTGCCACCCGGTGCAGCCTCTACCCGGTCCTGTTTGATGATGAGCAGCCCCTCAGCAAGTACGAGTTTGTGGTCACCAGTGGGAGCCCTGTGGCAGCAGACCGAG TTGGCCCTACTATCCTGAACAAGATCGAAGCTGCTCTGACTAACCAGAACCTTTCTGTAGACGTTGTGGATCAGTGCCTTGTCTGCCTGAAGGAGGAGTGGATGAA TAAAGTGAAGGTCCTCTTTAAATTCACCAAAGTGGACAGTCGACCCAAGGAGGACACTCAAAAACTGCTGAGCATTCTGGGGGCAGCTGAGGAAGACAATGTCAAGCTCCTCAAGTTCTGGATGACTGGCCTGAGCAAAACATACAAGTCGCACCTGATGTCGACAGTCCGCAGCCCAACCTCTTCAGAGTCTCGGAACTAA